One window of the Azospirillum sp. TSH100 genome contains the following:
- a CDS encoding thiolase family protein: MKSVVIAGYARSPFAFAHKGELTKVRPDDLLARVIAALVERTGLKTEDVEDVIVGCSFPEGEQGLNVARSISFLAKLPQTAAATTVNRYCGSSMQSIHQAAGAIQMGAGEVFVCGGVESMTRVPIMGFNPMPNPALKASYPEAYCSMGITAENVARKYAISRAEQEALAVASHAKAAEAQAAGRLADEIVGIQTPAGLVDKDGCIRPGTNAEGLAGLKPAFIADGSVTAGTSSPLTDGASVVLVTTEEYARANGLPILAKIRSVAVAGCAPELMGLGPVPATRKALARAGLSINDIDIIEINEAFSSQAIACMRDLDIDPSRINPDGGALALGHPLGATGARITGKAAALLKREGKQFALATQCIGGGQGIATILEAV; encoded by the coding sequence ATGAAGTCGGTCGTCATCGCCGGTTACGCCCGTTCGCCTTTCGCCTTCGCCCACAAGGGCGAGCTGACCAAGGTCCGCCCCGACGATCTGCTGGCCCGCGTCATCGCGGCGCTGGTCGAGCGCACCGGCCTGAAGACCGAGGATGTCGAGGACGTCATCGTCGGCTGCTCCTTCCCCGAGGGCGAGCAGGGGCTGAACGTCGCCCGCAGCATCTCCTTCCTGGCCAAGCTGCCGCAGACCGCCGCTGCCACCACGGTGAACCGCTATTGCGGCTCCTCCATGCAGTCGATCCATCAGGCGGCGGGCGCGATCCAGATGGGCGCCGGCGAGGTGTTCGTCTGCGGCGGCGTCGAATCGATGACCCGCGTGCCGATCATGGGCTTCAACCCGATGCCGAACCCGGCGCTGAAGGCCTCCTACCCCGAGGCCTACTGCTCGATGGGCATCACCGCGGAGAATGTCGCCCGCAAATACGCCATCTCCCGCGCCGAGCAGGAGGCGCTCGCCGTCGCTTCCCACGCCAAGGCGGCGGAGGCCCAGGCCGCCGGCCGTCTGGCCGATGAGATCGTCGGCATCCAGACCCCGGCCGGTCTGGTCGACAAGGACGGCTGCATCCGTCCCGGCACCAATGCCGAAGGGCTGGCCGGCCTGAAGCCGGCCTTCATCGCCGACGGCAGTGTGACCGCCGGCACCTCCTCGCCGCTGACCGACGGCGCGTCGGTCGTGCTGGTGACGACGGAGGAGTATGCCCGCGCCAACGGCCTGCCGATCCTGGCGAAGATCCGCTCGGTCGCCGTCGCCGGCTGCGCGCCGGAGCTGATGGGGCTGGGTCCCGTCCCGGCCACCCGCAAGGCGCTGGCCCGTGCCGGCCTGTCGATCAACGACATCGACATCATCGAGATCAACGAGGCCTTCTCGTCCCAGGCCATCGCCTGCATGCGCGACCTCGACATCGACCCGTCCCGCATCAACCCGGACGGCGGCGCGCTGGCGCTCGGCCACCCGCTGGGAGCCACCGGCGCCCGCATCACCGGCAAGGCCGCTGCCCTGCTGAAGCGCGAAGGCAAGCAGTTCGCGCTGGCGACCCAGTGCATCGGCGGCGGCCAGGGCATCGCCACCATCCTGGAAGCGGTCTGA
- a CDS encoding MerR family DNA-binding transcriptional regulator, which translates to MDRLSVGNGMMETGEGVGDSRLSGPRLAIGELAGEFGLTHRTIRHYEDEGLLAPERIGSAPGGARVYGHRDRARLALICRGKRLGFSLAEIKDFLNLYDTDDAQIEQMRYMRTIARRRISALEQQLADVEQTLAELCTIDTQISEHLRRNGITETQDMEEKHS; encoded by the coding sequence GTGGATCGGCTTTCGGTCGGCAACGGCATGATGGAGACGGGGGAGGGGGTGGGCGACAGCCGCCTGTCCGGCCCGCGGCTCGCCATCGGCGAACTGGCCGGAGAGTTCGGTCTGACCCATCGCACCATCCGCCATTACGAGGATGAAGGGCTGCTGGCGCCGGAGCGGATCGGCAGCGCCCCTGGAGGCGCACGCGTCTATGGCCACCGCGACCGCGCCCGGCTGGCGCTGATCTGCCGGGGCAAGCGGCTGGGCTTCAGCCTGGCCGAGATCAAGGATTTCCTGAACCTCTACGACACCGACGACGCCCAGATCGAACAGATGCGCTACATGCGCACGATCGCGCGCCGCCGGATTTCCGCGCTTGAACAGCAGCTTGCCGACGTCGAACAGACGCTGGCGGAGCTGTGCACCATCGACACCCAGATCTCCGAGCATCTTCGCCGCAACGGCATCACGGAGACGCAGGACATGGAGGAGAAGCACTCATGA
- a CDS encoding alpha-2-macroglobulin — MLRALARVCAVLVACSGTLAVSQTFAADPPAEPVPFGVSSVEVVAERDTPQACFTFTDRLERSRAVNYRDYVTVEPAVDGAAIARDRTLCVEGLRHGDSYRVTLKDGLPGADGKRLPAADTREVQVPNRKPSLAFRGAGYILPRVGAEGLPLRSINLDRAKLQVLRIADRALVEKIYFGRITQQMTDYDIGEILDKSGQEVWRGEMGIGNQPNRSVTTAFPIDAVLGKLDPGVYVAVAGADEIKPGGWDRKATQWFVVSDLGLNTILGEDSLVVFARSAQSAAPAAGVDLRLVARNGTELGRVQTGDDGLGRFDLAALRAAGAEPVQALFAARGDGDFAVLDLTAGGAPPAETPDKPAATIVRPAAGGLDTYLYTERGIYRPGETVQLTALLRDGDLNPPPAGKQLTIRILRPDGFEVERRSLTDSGAGGYAARIDLPMNAYPGNWIVTAHAEPDGPAIGKTEFLLEDFVPPRLDVALASPTTELASDGEADIALDSHYLYGAPASGLPGELTVTLRAAANPYPTLPGYHFGLVQEEVKPARADLPGFITDSNGSARLKVKLPRPPDSTRPLEAVVRATLFDIGGRPVGRDFVLPVRHQPFAIGIKPRFEGDGVPEGATAGFDVIAVGPDGKPTDRADLSYELFEEEYDYAWYEANGRWDYKVTVKDQRVTGGSLSAQAAAPASVETPVAAGRYRLEVFDPKTGVASSFRFAAGWWMTPTAGERPDAVDVSVMMPAYRAGESAWVFVKPPYDSQVLVAVADRGVTYAVTRAIGPQGAFLEIPVGQGWTSGAHVLATAFATSDPQSKKPPRRAVGLAWLAMDKAPRTLDVRLSAPAETEPRRAMTADITVGGVAEGKQAFVTLAAVDESVMQLTDQPSPDPARHYLRKRPLTVELRDSYGRLIDPAALDAARPQAQPTPRLRQISGLVPPKSERVVSLYSGILTVGADGKVSVPFDLPDFQGRLRLMAVAWSEGRIGHAESQMLVRDPVVADAVLPRFLAPGDSAQVLLSLDNLNGPSGDYRMTLTAEGAVAIVNNDSGNELTVPKLARGKRATAGRVLTATAVGAGHVTLDVTGPDGVRVTRRWDVTVRPATPLVSRRNVAALPTDRSLTVPADLSAGLRPETVSMGATVAPLPDLDVPGLLFALDRAAAGGAEQTASRILPLLSMSDVAAGLGIAPEDRIKARVQRSVDRLLTFQRTDGAFAAWSPKGDLDPWLTAYAVDVLGRAKAAGYRIPDQPYRKGLDWLKQAIDNSWVETADLPGRAYALYVLARAKMIDAGAVRYFRENYWDRLQTDFGRAQIAAATAVLGDQPGATEAFSKLTGARMVTASLRDQGSSLRDEAGVVFLMAESGAVDRDRIFQAGERVAKTFAAVRTTNLQEQAWLLLAAKALIDRAAPMKLAIGDQTVENAKPQILAIDPTAPPAIRNLGGEVRQTVSVAGVPDQPAGAEEQGMTIRRRLFDMAGRPVDPAGIRHNDLLVVILEGEVGDPLDHSVLVSDPLPAGFEIENVRLANSGQLGKLSWLGELSAARNVEFREDRFLAAVDLPKAAPRFRLVYLVRAVTPGDFAAPGAQVQDLQRPHLSARTAVSRLRVLPE, encoded by the coding sequence ATGTTGCGTGCGCTGGCGCGTGTCTGTGCCGTTCTTGTCGCGTGCTCCGGCACGCTCGCCGTATCCCAGACCTTCGCCGCCGACCCGCCGGCCGAGCCGGTGCCCTTCGGCGTGTCGAGCGTCGAGGTGGTGGCGGAGCGCGATACGCCACAGGCCTGCTTCACCTTCACCGACCGGCTGGAGCGCTCGCGCGCCGTCAACTACCGCGACTATGTCACGGTGGAGCCGGCGGTCGACGGTGCCGCCATCGCCCGCGACCGCACGCTGTGCGTCGAGGGGCTGCGCCATGGCGACAGCTACCGCGTCACGCTCAAGGACGGGCTTCCCGGTGCCGACGGCAAGCGCCTGCCGGCTGCCGACACCCGCGAGGTGCAGGTGCCCAACCGCAAGCCGTCATTGGCCTTTCGCGGTGCCGGCTACATCCTGCCGCGCGTCGGGGCCGAAGGGCTGCCGCTGCGCTCGATCAACCTGGACCGGGCGAAGCTGCAGGTGCTGCGCATCGCCGACCGGGCGCTGGTCGAGAAGATCTATTTCGGCCGCATCACCCAGCAGATGACCGACTACGACATCGGCGAGATTCTGGACAAGTCGGGCCAGGAGGTCTGGCGCGGCGAGATGGGCATCGGCAACCAGCCCAACCGCAGCGTCACCACCGCCTTTCCGATCGACGCCGTGCTCGGCAAGCTCGATCCCGGCGTCTATGTCGCCGTCGCCGGTGCCGACGAGATCAAGCCGGGCGGCTGGGACCGCAAGGCGACCCAGTGGTTCGTCGTCTCCGACCTCGGCCTCAACACCATCCTCGGCGAGGATTCGCTGGTGGTGTTCGCCCGTTCCGCCCAGAGCGCGGCCCCGGCCGCCGGGGTGGACCTGCGTCTGGTCGCCCGCAACGGCACCGAACTCGGGCGTGTGCAGACCGGGGACGACGGGCTCGGGCGCTTCGACCTCGCGGCCCTGCGCGCCGCCGGGGCAGAGCCGGTCCAGGCGCTGTTCGCCGCGCGCGGCGACGGCGACTTCGCCGTTCTCGACCTGACCGCCGGCGGGGCTCCGCCGGCCGAGACCCCGGACAAGCCTGCCGCCACCATCGTCCGCCCGGCCGCCGGGGGACTCGACACCTATCTCTACACCGAACGCGGCATCTACCGGCCGGGCGAGACGGTGCAACTGACCGCGCTGCTGCGTGACGGCGACCTCAATCCGCCGCCGGCCGGCAAGCAGCTGACCATTCGTATCCTGCGCCCCGACGGCTTCGAAGTGGAGCGGCGCAGCCTGACCGACAGCGGGGCCGGCGGCTATGCCGCCCGCATCGACCTGCCGATGAATGCCTATCCCGGCAACTGGATCGTCACCGCCCATGCCGAGCCGGATGGCCCGGCGATCGGCAAGACCGAGTTCCTGCTGGAGGATTTCGTGCCGCCGCGGCTGGACGTGGCGCTCGCCTCCCCGACGACGGAACTGGCGTCCGATGGCGAGGCCGACATCGCGCTCGACAGCCATTATCTCTATGGCGCCCCGGCCTCCGGCCTGCCGGGCGAGCTGACGGTGACCCTGCGCGCCGCCGCCAACCCCTATCCGACCCTGCCGGGCTATCATTTCGGTCTGGTGCAGGAGGAGGTGAAACCGGCCCGCGCCGATCTGCCGGGCTTCATCACCGATTCGAACGGCTCGGCCCGCCTGAAGGTGAAGCTGCCGCGTCCGCCCGACAGCACCCGCCCGCTGGAGGCGGTGGTGCGCGCCACCCTGTTCGACATCGGCGGCCGTCCGGTCGGCCGCGACTTCGTGCTGCCGGTGCGCCACCAGCCTTTCGCCATCGGCATCAAGCCGCGCTTTGAAGGCGACGGCGTGCCGGAGGGAGCCACCGCCGGATTCGACGTGATCGCCGTCGGTCCCGACGGCAAGCCGACCGACCGCGCCGACCTCTCCTATGAGCTGTTCGAGGAGGAGTATGATTACGCGTGGTACGAGGCCAACGGCCGCTGGGACTACAAGGTCACGGTGAAGGACCAGCGGGTGACCGGCGGCTCGCTGTCGGCTCAGGCCGCCGCCCCGGCGTCGGTCGAAACCCCGGTCGCCGCCGGCCGCTACCGCCTTGAGGTGTTCGATCCGAAGACCGGCGTCGCCAGCAGCTTCCGCTTCGCCGCCGGCTGGTGGATGACGCCGACCGCCGGTGAACGGCCGGACGCGGTCGATGTCTCGGTGATGATGCCGGCCTACCGCGCCGGTGAAAGCGCCTGGGTCTTCGTCAAGCCGCCCTATGACAGCCAGGTGCTGGTGGCGGTGGCCGACCGTGGCGTGACCTATGCCGTCACCCGCGCCATCGGCCCGCAGGGCGCCTTCCTGGAAATCCCGGTCGGGCAGGGCTGGACCAGCGGCGCCCATGTGCTGGCGACCGCCTTCGCCACCTCCGACCCGCAGTCGAAGAAGCCGCCGCGCCGCGCCGTCGGTCTGGCGTGGCTGGCGATGGACAAGGCCCCGCGCACGCTGGATGTCCGCCTCTCCGCCCCGGCGGAGACGGAGCCGCGCCGCGCCATGACCGCCGACATCACGGTGGGCGGCGTCGCCGAAGGCAAGCAGGCCTTCGTCACGCTGGCCGCGGTCGACGAATCGGTGATGCAGCTGACCGACCAGCCCTCGCCCGATCCGGCCCGCCACTATCTGCGCAAGCGTCCGCTGACGGTGGAACTGCGCGATTCCTATGGCCGCCTGATCGACCCGGCCGCTCTGGACGCCGCCCGTCCGCAGGCCCAGCCGACGCCGCGCCTGCGCCAGATCTCCGGGCTGGTTCCGCCCAAATCGGAACGGGTGGTCTCGCTCTATTCCGGCATCCTCACCGTCGGTGCCGACGGCAAGGTTTCCGTTCCGTTCGATCTGCCCGACTTCCAGGGGCGCCTGCGCCTGATGGCGGTCGCCTGGAGCGAGGGGCGGATCGGCCACGCCGAAAGCCAGATGCTGGTCCGCGATCCGGTCGTCGCCGACGCCGTGCTGCCCCGCTTCCTCGCCCCCGGTGATTCGGCCCAGGTCCTGCTGTCGCTCGACAACCTGAACGGCCCGTCCGGCGACTACCGCATGACGCTGACCGCCGAGGGGGCCGTCGCCATCGTCAACAACGACTCGGGCAACGAGCTGACCGTGCCGAAGCTGGCGCGCGGCAAGCGGGCGACCGCCGGCCGGGTGCTGACAGCCACCGCCGTCGGGGCCGGCCATGTCACGCTCGACGTCACCGGCCCCGACGGTGTGCGCGTCACCCGCCGCTGGGACGTGACAGTGCGTCCGGCCACGCCGCTGGTGTCCCGCCGCAACGTCGCAGCCCTGCCGACCGACAGGAGCCTGACCGTTCCGGCCGACCTCAGCGCCGGTCTGCGGCCGGAAACCGTCTCGATGGGCGCCACGGTGGCGCCGCTGCCCGACCTGGATGTGCCGGGCCTGCTCTTCGCGCTCGACCGCGCGGCGGCGGGCGGGGCCGAGCAGACCGCCAGCCGCATCCTGCCGCTGCTGTCGATGAGCGACGTGGCCGCCGGTCTCGGCATCGCGCCGGAGGACCGCATCAAGGCGCGCGTCCAGCGCAGCGTCGACCGGCTGCTGACCTTCCAGCGCACCGACGGCGCCTTCGCCGCCTGGTCGCCGAAGGGCGATCTCGATCCCTGGCTGACCGCCTATGCGGTGGATGTGCTGGGGCGGGCCAAGGCGGCGGGCTACCGCATCCCCGACCAGCCCTACCGCAAGGGTCTGGACTGGCTGAAGCAGGCCATCGACAATTCCTGGGTCGAGACCGCCGACCTGCCGGGCCGGGCCTATGCGCTCTATGTGCTGGCGCGGGCCAAGATGATCGATGCCGGTGCGGTGCGCTATTTCCGCGAGAACTATTGGGACCGGCTGCAGACCGACTTCGGCCGGGCGCAGATCGCCGCGGCCACCGCCGTGCTTGGCGACCAGCCCGGGGCGACGGAGGCCTTCTCCAAGCTGACCGGCGCCCGCATGGTGACCGCCAGCCTGCGTGACCAGGGCTCCTCCCTGCGCGATGAGGCCGGCGTGGTCTTCCTGATGGCGGAGAGTGGAGCGGTCGACCGCGACCGCATCTTCCAGGCGGGCGAGCGCGTGGCGAAGACCTTCGCCGCCGTCCGCACCACCAACCTTCAGGAACAGGCCTGGCTGCTGCTGGCCGCCAAGGCGCTGATCGACCGTGCCGCTCCGATGAAGCTCGCCATCGGCGACCAGACGGTGGAGAACGCCAAGCCGCAGATCCTGGCGATCGACCCGACGGCCCCGCCCGCCATCCGCAACCTGGGCGGCGAGGTCCGGCAGACCGTGTCGGTGGCCGGCGTGCCCGACCAGCCGGCCGGCGCGGAAGAGCAGGGGATGACCATCCGCCGCCGCCTGTTCGACATGGCCGGCCGGCCCGTCGATCCGGCCGGCATCCGCCACAACGACCTGCTGGTGGTGATTCTGGAAGGCGAGGTCGGTGACCCGCTCGACCATTCGGTGCTGGTCAGCGACCCGCTGCCGGCCGGCTTCGAGATCGAGAATGTCCGGCTCGCCAACAGCGGCCAGCTCGGCAAGCTGTCCTGGCTCGGCGAGCTGTCGGCCGCCCGCAATGTCGAGTTCCGCGAGGACCGCTTCCTCGCCGCCGTCGACCTGCCCAAGGCGGCCCCCCGCTTCCGGCTGGTCTATCTGGTCCGCGCCGTCACCCCCGGCGATTTCGCGGCCCCCGGTGCCCAGGTGCAGGATCTCCAGCGTCCCCACCTGTCCGCCCGCACCGCCGTGTCCCGGCTGCGCGTGCTGCCGGAGTAA